One genomic window of Devosia salina includes the following:
- the hflK gene encoding FtsH protease activity modulator HflK produces the protein MPWENNGGGGGRNNGGPWGQAPGGGGGGPRRPGGNTPNLEDILNRGRAQFGGGLPGGRWLIVGAVLALAAFWAANSVYGVDEGEVGVEFRLGAPKQELAGAGLHFLIWPVETVEKVNISALQTTIGTASGSGSRANADDGLMLSGDQNIVDVRFAVLWSVANPVDYLINVRDPEGMVRNAAESAMREVVGRRPAQDIFRDDRAGIAIEVQQITQTILDSYGMGVRISQITLENAAPPAEVADAFNEVQRAEQDEDRLQEEARSYANTLLGDARGRAAALREEAAAYSNRVVQEATGEAERFNAVYAEYVNAPEVTRKRMFLETMEQVLGASEKVLVENGAGGSGVVPYLPLPELRSRDNTSTEQ, from the coding sequence ATGCCTTGGGAGAATAATGGTGGCGGAGGTGGCCGCAATAATGGCGGTCCCTGGGGCCAGGCGCCGGGTGGAGGCGGCGGCGGTCCACGCCGTCCGGGCGGTAACACTCCCAATCTTGAAGACATTCTCAATCGTGGCCGTGCCCAGTTCGGCGGCGGCCTGCCCGGCGGGCGCTGGCTGATCGTCGGCGCGGTGCTGGCGCTGGCCGCGTTCTGGGCGGCCAATTCCGTCTATGGCGTGGACGAAGGTGAAGTCGGCGTCGAATTCCGTCTTGGCGCGCCCAAGCAGGAACTGGCCGGTGCGGGTCTGCATTTCCTGATCTGGCCGGTCGAGACCGTCGAAAAGGTCAATATCTCCGCCCTGCAGACCACCATCGGCACGGCCAGTGGTTCGGGTTCTCGCGCCAATGCCGATGACGGCCTGATGCTGTCGGGCGACCAGAACATCGTCGATGTGCGCTTTGCGGTCCTGTGGTCGGTCGCCAATCCGGTCGATTACCTGATCAATGTGCGCGATCCCGAAGGGATGGTGCGCAATGCCGCCGAGAGCGCCATGCGCGAAGTGGTCGGCCGCCGTCCGGCGCAGGACATTTTCCGTGACGATCGCGCCGGCATTGCCATCGAAGTGCAGCAGATCACCCAGACGATCCTGGATTCCTACGGCATGGGCGTGCGGATCAGCCAGATCACCCTGGAAAATGCTGCGCCGCCGGCCGAAGTCGCCGATGCGTTCAACGAAGTGCAGCGCGCCGAGCAGGACGAAGACCGCCTGCAGGAAGAGGCCCGTTCCTACGCCAATACGCTTCTGGGTGATGCCCGCGGCCGCGCTGCGGCGCTGCGCGAAGAGGCGGCTGCCTATTCGAACCGCGTGGTGCAGGAAGCAACCGGTGAGGCCGAGCGTTTCAACGCGGTCTATGCCGAATATGTCAATGCACCAGAGGTGACGCGCAAGCGCATGTTCCTGGAAACCATGGAGCAGGTGCTGGGCGCCTCGGAAAAGGTGCTGGTTGAAAATGGTGCCGGTGGCTCGGGCGTCGTGCCCTATCTGCCGCTGCCGGAACTGCGTTCGCGCGACAATACGAGCACGGAGCAGTAA
- a CDS encoding dihydrofolate reductase — protein sequence MTTIALIAAVARNNVIGADQSIPWRIPSDFAWFKATTMGKPMVMGRKQFETFPKPLAGRPHIVVTRQHDYAPEGVLVRNSLPEALAAARRLAEASEQDEIMVIGGGDIYAQAMPLADRLYITHVDLAPAGDVRFPPIDPGIWRVAAEPEVARSERDEAAYTIKIYERVHGSAH from the coding sequence ATGACCACCATCGCCCTCATCGCGGCTGTTGCCCGCAACAATGTCATTGGCGCCGACCAGTCCATTCCCTGGCGCATTCCGTCCGATTTTGCCTGGTTCAAGGCGACCACCATGGGCAAGCCCATGGTCATGGGCCGCAAGCAGTTCGAGACCTTTCCCAAACCCCTGGCCGGCCGTCCGCATATCGTGGTGACGCGCCAGCATGATTATGCGCCCGAGGGCGTTCTGGTGCGCAACAGCCTGCCCGAGGCGCTGGCGGCGGCGCGGCGGCTGGCGGAAGCCAGCGAGCAGGATGAAATCATGGTCATTGGCGGTGGCGACATTTACGCGCAGGCCATGCCGCTCGCCGACCGGCTCTACATCACCCATGTCGATCTGGCGCCGGCGGGCGATGTGCGGTTTCCGCCCATCGATCCGGGCATCTGGCGGGTTGCGGCCGAGCCAGAAGTGGCGCGCTCCGAGCGCGACGAGGCGGCCTATACCATCAAGATCTACGAGCGCGTTCACGGGTCCGCGCATTGA
- a CDS encoding DUF4145 domain-containing protein → MTVNRNLWRRNFSDRSVPRYPCPRCGRGSLVWDEDRYVKLEPKHSERKHDNEDWEPDWVQYRFVGFSKCNNSTCGEIVAIAGLGYVDREYVYGDGVGLDEYEWQTMVSPTSISPAPNLFPLSPKIPEQIRGEIKLAFKVYWGDVRAATIRLRTSLEMVLDDRGVPRTTDKTDKKGKGMLPLEQRIAKFAESAGDDESAEAMHALRVVGNIGTHGETVRDEDFFDILDVYEHALLEIYEQPSAQRKAMRARLIALKDK, encoded by the coding sequence ATGACCGTCAATAGGAATCTTTGGCGCCGCAACTTCTCGGACCGCTCCGTGCCTAGATATCCGTGCCCGCGGTGTGGAAGAGGCTCGTTAGTCTGGGACGAAGATCGATACGTCAAATTGGAGCCGAAGCACTCTGAGAGGAAACACGACAACGAAGATTGGGAGCCTGATTGGGTCCAGTACAGGTTTGTTGGCTTCTCGAAATGCAACAATTCCACGTGCGGTGAAATAGTCGCAATTGCGGGGCTCGGCTACGTGGACAGAGAGTATGTCTATGGTGATGGCGTAGGGTTGGATGAATACGAGTGGCAGACCATGGTCAGCCCGACCAGCATTTCGCCCGCTCCTAACCTGTTTCCACTGTCTCCGAAAATTCCAGAGCAAATACGCGGAGAAATAAAGTTGGCGTTTAAAGTCTACTGGGGAGACGTGAGAGCGGCTACGATTCGACTACGCACAAGCCTTGAGATGGTTCTTGACGACAGGGGTGTGCCTCGGACGACGGACAAAACCGACAAAAAGGGAAAGGGCATGCTCCCACTTGAACAGAGGATCGCGAAGTTTGCCGAGTCCGCTGGCGATGATGAGAGTGCGGAAGCTATGCATGCGCTACGCGTGGTGGGTAATATCGGCACGCACGGTGAGACAGTCCGAGATGAGGATTTCTTCGATATTCTTGATGTTTACGAACACGCCCTTCTCGAGATTTATGAACAGCCATCCGCGCAGCGCAAGGCGATGCGTGCTAGATTGATAGCGTTGAAAGACAAGTGA
- a CDS encoding IS110 family transposase yields MISEAIVAGIDVSKDRLDVHVLPGAQVLSVDHAPKGLARLVGLLRRLGVQRIGLEASGGYERAALDVLAQAGFAVCLVPPARVRALAHALGRHAKTDPIDARMIACYVQLAPGQHDYQRDPARQRLDELAGLRRQLIAERNKLVSRLDIATDTMVRRMLARMHTMVGGHIARLDAEIASHIRATHLKARYEILLAVAGVGPVLAATLLCDLPELGHATPKQLASLVGVAPHARQSGRTARPGRCSGGRASVRNVLYMATLSALKARSPALRTFYDRLRANGKPFKVAINAAMRKFITILSAIVKQSTVA; encoded by the coding sequence ATGATATCAGAAGCCATCGTCGCGGGCATCGACGTTTCCAAGGATCGGCTGGACGTGCATGTCCTGCCCGGCGCCCAGGTGCTGAGTGTGGACCATGCCCCCAAAGGGCTGGCACGGCTGGTCGGGCTGCTGCGCCGTCTGGGCGTGCAGCGGATCGGGTTGGAAGCCTCGGGCGGTTATGAGCGCGCGGCACTGGACGTGCTCGCACAAGCCGGGTTTGCGGTCTGTCTGGTTCCACCCGCCCGCGTGCGGGCTCTGGCCCACGCCCTGGGTCGCCATGCCAAGACCGATCCAATCGATGCCAGGATGATCGCCTGTTATGTGCAACTGGCGCCCGGCCAGCACGACTATCAACGCGACCCGGCGCGCCAGCGGCTGGACGAGCTGGCCGGCCTGCGCCGGCAATTGATTGCCGAACGCAACAAGCTCGTTTCCCGGCTCGATATCGCTACCGACACGATGGTGCGACGCATGCTGGCCCGCATGCACACCATGGTCGGGGGCCACATTGCCCGGCTCGATGCCGAGATCGCCAGCCATATCCGCGCAACCCACCTCAAGGCGCGCTATGAGATCCTGCTCGCTGTGGCGGGTGTCGGCCCGGTTCTGGCCGCTACCTTGCTCTGCGATCTGCCCGAGCTGGGCCATGCCACGCCCAAACAGCTCGCCAGCCTGGTCGGGGTGGCCCCGCATGCAAGGCAATCGGGGCGAACGGCACGTCCCGGCCGATGCAGCGGCGGACGCGCCAGTGTCAGAAACGTCCTCTATATGGCAACCCTGAGCGCCCTGAAGGCCCGCAGTCCTGCACTCCGAACCTTCTATGACCGCCTCAGGGCCAACGGCAAACCCTTCAAGGTCGCCATCAACGCCGCAATGAGAAAGTTCATCACAATCCTCAGTGCCATCGTCAAACAATCGACAGTTGCTTGA
- a CDS encoding GNAT family N-acetyltransferase, translating into MAAIHPSLTIRPAIAADAALIVDFIRQLAVYEKLEHEAKASEADIARDLFGPDPKVFCEIAEWAGKPVGFALWFYTYSTFQGRHGIWLEDLYVDPALRGKGIGKALLVHLARRCVAEELGRFEWWVLDWNEPSIKFYKSQGGVMQDEWTKVRVDGDALRKLGGEG; encoded by the coding sequence ATGGCCGCAATTCACCCATCCCTCACCATCCGCCCCGCCATCGCCGCCGACGCGGCACTCATCGTCGATTTCATCCGCCAGCTCGCCGTCTATGAAAAGCTCGAGCATGAGGCCAAGGCGAGCGAGGCCGACATCGCCCGCGACCTTTTCGGCCCCGATCCAAAGGTTTTTTGCGAGATCGCCGAATGGGCGGGCAAGCCGGTCGGCTTTGCGCTCTGGTTCTACACCTATTCCACCTTCCAGGGCCGGCACGGCATCTGGCTCGAAGACCTTTATGTCGATCCGGCCCTGCGCGGCAAAGGCATCGGCAAGGCGCTGCTGGTCCACCTCGCCCGCCGCTGCGTCGCCGAGGAACTGGGCCGGTTCGAATGGTGGGTGCTCGACTGGAACGAGCCGAGCATCAAGTTCTACAAGAGCCAGGGCGGCGTCATGCAGGACGAATGGACCAAGGTGCGGGTGGATGGCGATGCGCTGAGGAAGTTGGGTGGCGAAGGCTAG
- a CDS encoding DUF4424 domain-containing protein yields the protein MRVLVSCFLALASVPAFANDTAAVLTTGGLEFVANGEIAMESEELFISKEEIRVVYTFRNDSDQDHDLLVAFPMPDIVPNHWSPVAFPTGPADNLFEFETTFNGEPVAVTLHEYAYAAGVDRTKLLQKLGIPIVPIRQEAIDAVDALDDETTAQLLHLGMAVPDEFDAGEGWETHHWPFWTYRATYTWEATFPARERVVVEHRYKPSVGGTTGVSFLSEPYEDGYDPAAEYRRKYCTDDSFIAAVRKTLPNPDEPWGAPFTESWISYILTTGGNWAGGGIEKFRLVIDKGSTDNLVSFCGEGVKKIGPTTFEMVKQDFWPQEELDILILERQDWQ from the coding sequence ATGCGAGTTCTGGTATCCTGCTTTCTGGCGCTGGCAAGTGTGCCCGCCTTTGCCAATGACACGGCGGCCGTGCTCACCACGGGTGGCCTCGAATTCGTCGCCAATGGCGAAATCGCCATGGAGAGCGAGGAGCTGTTCATCTCCAAAGAGGAAATCCGGGTCGTCTATACGTTCCGCAATGACAGCGACCAGGACCACGACCTGCTCGTGGCCTTTCCCATGCCCGATATCGTGCCCAATCACTGGTCCCCCGTGGCCTTCCCGACCGGGCCGGCCGACAATCTCTTCGAGTTCGAAACCACCTTCAATGGCGAGCCGGTCGCGGTGACGCTGCACGAATATGCCTATGCGGCCGGTGTGGACCGGACCAAGCTGCTGCAGAAGCTGGGCATCCCCATCGTCCCGATCCGGCAGGAAGCCATCGATGCGGTGGACGCCCTCGATGACGAGACCACCGCGCAGCTCCTGCATCTGGGCATGGCCGTGCCGGACGAGTTCGACGCCGGCGAGGGCTGGGAAACCCACCATTGGCCGTTCTGGACCTACAGGGCCACCTATACCTGGGAGGCGACCTTCCCGGCCCGCGAGCGGGTGGTGGTCGAGCACCGCTACAAGCCCAGCGTCGGCGGCACGACCGGCGTGTCCTTCCTCAGCGAGCCCTATGAGGATGGCTATGATCCGGCGGCCGAATATCGCCGCAAATATTGCACCGACGACAGCTTCATCGCCGCCGTGCGCAAGACACTGCCCAATCCCGACGAGCCCTGGGGCGCGCCGTTCACCGAAAGCTGGATTTCCTACATCCTGACCACCGGCGGCAATTGGGCCGGCGGCGGCATCGAAAAATTCCGCCTCGTCATCGACAAGGGCAGCACCGACAATCTCGTCTCGTTCTGCGGCGAGGGCGTGAAGAAGATCGGGCCTACCACCTTCGAAATGGTCAAGCAGGATTTCTGGCCGCAGGAGGAGCTGGATATCCTCATCCTCGAGCGGCAGGACTGGCAATAG
- a CDS encoding EamA family transporter translates to MSIIQSWQFWAFLAAVFAALTAVFAKIGIENVGSDMATLIRTAIILLLSLAIVISFGQWQALNTIPSRTWIFLLLSGLATGASWLCYFRALKLGPASQVAPIDKLSVVMVAVFAALFLGERLSTLGWAGVVLIGLGAVLVAVA, encoded by the coding sequence ATGAGCATCATTCAATCCTGGCAATTCTGGGCCTTCCTGGCAGCGGTTTTCGCGGCCCTCACGGCGGTGTTCGCCAAGATCGGCATCGAGAATGTCGGCTCCGACATGGCGACGCTTATCCGCACCGCAATCATCCTGCTGCTGAGCCTGGCGATCGTGATCAGCTTCGGCCAGTGGCAGGCGCTGAACACCATCCCGTCGCGGACCTGGATATTCCTGCTGCTCTCGGGCCTGGCCACGGGCGCCTCGTGGCTCTGCTATTTCCGCGCCCTCAAGCTGGGGCCGGCATCGCAGGTCGCGCCGATCGACAAGCTCAGCGTGGTCATGGTCGCGGTTTTTGCCGCGCTTTTTCTCGGCGAACGGCTGAGCACCCTGGGCTGGGCCGGCGTCGTTCTGATCGGACTGGGCGCGGTGCTGGTCGCGGTGGCTTAG
- a CDS encoding phosphoribosyl-ATP pyrophosphohydrolase translates to MNLTLAELTGLVAEVSDTYASRNDIARDDDWYLLKVQEELGELTAEYLKTTGRGRLKGADGASIRQALEDETADVLAMLLLFARNNRIDLDAALERKWFQYLGRSPR, encoded by the coding sequence ATGAACCTGACCCTGGCCGAGCTGACCGGGCTGGTCGCGGAAGTCTCCGATACCTATGCGTCCCGCAACGACATTGCCCGGGACGACGACTGGTACCTGCTCAAGGTCCAGGAGGAACTGGGCGAGCTGACTGCCGAATATCTCAAGACCACCGGTCGCGGGCGCCTCAAGGGGGCCGATGGCGCCAGCATCCGCCAGGCGCTGGAAGACGAGACGGCCGATGTGCTGGCCATGCTCTTGCTGTTTGCCCGCAATAATCGCATCGATCTCGACGCCGCGCTGGAGCGCAAATGGTTCCAATATCTGGGGCGTTCACCCCGATAG
- a CDS encoding thymidylate synthase, protein MQPYLQLLSDILERGTDKSDRTGTGTRSLFGYQMRFDLSKGFPLLTTKKLHIKSIVYELLWFIRGETNVRWLQERGVKIWDEWADENGDLGPVYGSQWRSWPAPDGRHIDQLANVVESIRTKPDSRRHIVSAWNPAEVDEMALPPCHCLFQFYVADGKLSCQLYQRSADTFLGVPFNIASYALLTHMMAQVCDLEVGDFVHSFGDVHLYSNHFEQAKLQLSREPRPLPKLVINPERKRLEDFVFEDFAFEGYDPHPHIKGAVAV, encoded by the coding sequence ATGCAGCCCTATCTCCAGCTTCTCTCCGACATTCTCGAACGCGGCACCGACAAGTCGGACCGCACCGGCACCGGCACGCGCTCGCTATTCGGCTACCAGATGCGCTTCGACCTTTCGAAGGGCTTTCCGCTGCTCACCACCAAGAAGCTGCACATCAAGTCCATCGTCTATGAACTGCTCTGGTTCATTCGCGGCGAGACCAATGTGCGCTGGCTGCAGGAGCGGGGCGTCAAGATCTGGGACGAGTGGGCCGACGAGAATGGCGATCTGGGGCCTGTCTATGGCTCGCAATGGCGCAGCTGGCCGGCACCCGATGGCCGTCATATCGACCAGCTCGCCAATGTGGTCGAGAGCATCCGCACCAAGCCGGACAGCCGCCGCCATATCGTCTCCGCCTGGAACCCGGCCGAAGTGGATGAGATGGCCCTGCCGCCCTGCCATTGCCTCTTCCAGTTCTATGTCGCCGACGGCAAGCTCAGCTGCCAGCTCTACCAGCGCTCGGCCGACACCTTTCTCGGCGTGCCCTTCAACATCGCCTCCTATGCACTGCTCACCCATATGATGGCGCAGGTCTGCGACCTCGAGGTCGGCGATTTCGTGCACTCGTTCGGCGATGTGCATCTCTATTCGAACCATTTCGAGCAGGCCAAGCTGCAATTGTCGCGCGAACCGCGCCCGCTGCCGAAACTGGTCATCAATCCCGAGCGCAAGCGGCTGGAAGACTTCGTCTTCGAGGACTTTGCCTTCGAGGGCTACGATCCGCACCCGCATATCAAGGGCGCCGTGGCGGTATGA
- a CDS encoding DUF1003 domain-containing protein: MPNDVNSRLLHAADRFLGKDAAELTTQERAILQQAIDKRAVSRDPAAEFDEQLTLGQRLADGVAAFGGSWWFIAGFGVCLLAWTGLNLLLAGAAFDPYPFIFLNLMLSMLAAIQAPVIMMSQNRQAAKDREVSAHDYEVNLKAEIEIMALHDKVDRLRDEDMRGLILSQQEQIARLTGLVEKHLGTGAAEGESR, translated from the coding sequence ATGCCAAACGACGTCAATTCCAGATTGCTCCACGCCGCCGATCGTTTTCTGGGCAAGGATGCCGCCGAACTCACGACCCAGGAGCGGGCCATCCTGCAGCAGGCGATCGACAAGCGCGCGGTCTCGCGCGACCCGGCCGCCGAATTCGACGAGCAACTGACCCTGGGCCAGCGTCTTGCCGATGGCGTTGCTGCCTTTGGCGGATCGTGGTGGTTCATCGCCGGGTTCGGCGTCTGCCTCCTGGCATGGACCGGTCTCAACCTGCTGCTGGCAGGCGCCGCCTTCGATCCCTATCCCTTCATCTTCCTCAATCTGATGCTCTCCATGCTGGCGGCCATCCAGGCGCCGGTGATCATGATGAGCCAGAACCGGCAGGCGGCCAAGGACCGCGAGGTCTCCGCCCATGACTATGAGGTCAATCTCAAGGCCGAGATCGAGATCATGGCGCTGCACGACAAGGTCGACCGGCTGCGCGACGAGGACATGCGCGGGCTGATCCTGAGCCAGCAGGAGCAGATCGCGCGGCTGACCGGGCTGGTGGAGAAGCATCTCGGGACCGGGGCGGCGGAGGGCGAATCGCGCTAG
- a CDS encoding RidA family protein, which yields MTIQHINPTGMYVSPVFSQGIILPANARILLIGGQNAVDANGQIVGKGDVALQSEKAIDNMLKVLEAAGGSLENLVKTTIMLQADADLAAAFPAWAKVWGNRPNPPTVTGMKVAGLANPDFLIEIEAMAVLP from the coding sequence ATGACCATCCAGCACATCAACCCGACCGGCATGTATGTCAGCCCGGTCTTTTCGCAGGGCATCATCCTGCCGGCCAATGCCCGCATCCTGCTCATCGGCGGGCAGAACGCCGTCGATGCGAACGGCCAGATCGTGGGCAAGGGCGATGTCGCCCTGCAGTCGGAAAAGGCCATCGACAACATGCTCAAGGTGCTTGAGGCCGCTGGCGGCAGCCTTGAGAACCTCGTCAAGACCACGATCATGCTGCAGGCCGACGCCGACCTGGCCGCAGCCTTTCCCGCCTGGGCCAAGGTCTGGGGCAACCGGCCCAATCCGCCGACCGTGACCGGCATGAAAGTGGCAGGCCTGGCCAATCCCGATTTCCTGATCGAGATCGAAGCCATGGCCGTGCTGCCATGA
- a CDS encoding YdeI/OmpD-associated family protein — protein MPDFVSEALEARGLRAQYEARPPYQRNDYLMWINKAQREETKRKRLDQMLDELAGGGVYMRMKWNG, from the coding sequence ATGCCGGACTTTGTGAGCGAGGCCCTGGAGGCCCGTGGGCTGCGCGCGCAGTACGAGGCCCGCCCGCCCTATCAGCGCAACGACTATCTGATGTGGATCAACAAGGCGCAGCGCGAGGAGACCAAGCGCAAGCGCCTCGACCAGATGCTCGATGAGCTCGCGGGCGGCGGGGTCTATATGCGCATGAAATGGAACGGCTGA
- a CDS encoding YkgJ family cysteine cluster protein, whose translation MAMVPISGRDCEGCTACCSFPPIHAPELQKPANTLCGHCVAGQGCTVYEARPTVCRGFFCGWFFLPELGPEWHPRQSGVVIRSESFGDDTITLLILDLTAFLVSEDFAGMIGAWVEQGVGVEFERLGPPGHLPAKMRMNELLEEAVAARDLRAMHKVFAWSLSHIDNSHAWERDETEPRSALG comes from the coding sequence ATGGCGATGGTACCGATCAGCGGCAGGGACTGCGAAGGCTGCACGGCCTGCTGTTCCTTTCCGCCCATCCATGCGCCCGAGCTGCAAAAGCCGGCCAATACGCTTTGCGGGCATTGCGTCGCGGGGCAGGGATGTACGGTCTATGAGGCCCGGCCCACGGTCTGCCGTGGGTTCTTCTGTGGCTGGTTCTTTCTGCCCGAATTGGGGCCGGAATGGCATCCCCGGCAGAGCGGCGTCGTCATCCGCTCCGAATCCTTTGGCGACGACACCATCACCCTCCTGATCCTCGATCTGACGGCGTTTCTCGTGTCCGAGGACTTTGCCGGCATGATCGGTGCCTGGGTGGAGCAGGGCGTGGGTGTCGAGTTCGAGCGGCTCGGTCCGCCCGGTCACCTGCCCGCCAAGATGCGGATGAACGAACTGCTGGAAGAGGCGGTGGCAGCGCGCGACCTGCGCGCCATGCACAAGGTGTTCGCCTGGTCGCTCTCCCATATCGACAACAGCCATGCCTGGGAGCGCGACGAGACCGAACCCCGGAGTGCGCTGGGCTGA